Proteins from a genomic interval of Gadus morhua chromosome 21, gadMor3.0, whole genome shotgun sequence:
- the LOC115534741 gene encoding melanocortin-2 receptor accessory protein 2A isoform X1: protein MKTEVGPTRRSAFEMSGFENQSRANPHPSDYVWQYEYYDDEEPVSFEGLRAHRYSIVIGFWVGLAVFVIFMFFVLTLLTKTGAPPHQDLSRFNRLLKTKPDLTNSPCPLLIGCGELCSLFYLHPSAPTAILRCSIGVPNLSRSLWNPEPSEKRPRPGSALEDFPLPDDPEKAFSRPLLGEPRSFFHFYISEEPHPQHPQRRSAPGEQGGPAGHHPRTGPQGRGRGQPDGHGFRGISASVTERVADEEEEEHDDAGPRPIGGGGRGTRRSADTEDALMSHFDIPNFVNSESPSTSLGDDDLLICETALPPNSPHSRSQVLEAHHSIA from the exons atgaaaacagagGTAGGACCTACGCGACGATCTGCATTTGAGATGAGCGGATTTGAGAACCAGAGCCGAGCAAACCCTCATCCCAGCGACTACGTGTGGCAATACGAGTACTACGACGACGAGGAACCGGTGTCTTTCGAGGGGCTTAGAGCCCACAGAT ACTCCATTGTGATCGGCTTCTGGGTGGGCCTGGCTGTGTTTGTCATCTTCATGTTCTTTGTTCTCACTCTGCTGACCAAGACAGGAGCCCCCCCGCATCAGGA TTTGTCACGCTTTAACAGACTGCTGAAGACGAAACCTGACCTCACAAACTCACCATGCCCTCTTCTAATTGGCTGCGGAGAGCTGTGCTCCCTCTTTTATCTCCACCCCAGCGCCCCCACAGCCATATTGAGGTGTTCCATTGGTGTTCCCAACCTGTCACGGAGTCTGTG gaACCCTGAGCCCTCGGAGAAGCGGCCCCGCCCTGGCAGCGCTCTGGAGGACTTCCCCCTGCCCGACGACCCGGAGAAGGCCTTCtcccgccccctgctgggcgaACCGcgctccttcttccacttctaCATCAGCGAGGAGCCGCACCCCCAGCACCCTCAGAGGCGGAGCGCTccgggggagcaggggggcccGGCCGGGCACCACCCCAGGACGGGGCCTCAGGGCCGGGGCCGGGGACAGCCCGACGGCCACGGGTTCAGGGGCATCAGCGCCTCGGTGACGGAGAGGGTggcggacgaggaggaggaggaacacgaCGACGCCGGGCCACGGCCAATCGGAGGAGGCGGCAGGGGAACTCGGAGGTCTGCAGACACGGAGGACGCGCTCATGTCCCACTTTGACATCCCCAACTTTGTGAACTCAGAGTCGCCCAGCACCTCGCTGGGGGACGACGACCTGTTGATCTGTGAGaccgccctcccccccaacaGCCCCCACAGCCGCTCCCAGGTCCTGGAAGCTCACCACTCCATCGCCTGA
- the LOC115534741 gene encoding melanocortin-2 receptor accessory protein 2A isoform X3 — protein MSGFENQSRANPHPSDYVWQYEYYDDEEPVSFEGLRAHRYSIVIGFWVGLAVFVIFMFFVLTLLTKTGAPPHQDLSRFNRLLKTKPDLTNSPCPLLIGCGELCSLFYLHPSAPTAILRCSIGVPNLSRSLWNPEPSEKRPRPGSALEDFPLPDDPEKAFSRPLLGEPRSFFHFYISEEPHPQHPQRRSAPGEQGGPAGHHPRTGPQGRGRGQPDGHGFRGISASVTERVADEEEEEHDDAGPRPIGGGGRGTRRSADTEDALMSHFDIPNFVNSESPSTSLGDDDLLICETALPPNSPHSRSQVLEAHHSIA, from the exons ATGAGCGGATTTGAGAACCAGAGCCGAGCAAACCCTCATCCCAGCGACTACGTGTGGCAATACGAGTACTACGACGACGAGGAACCGGTGTCTTTCGAGGGGCTTAGAGCCCACAGAT ACTCCATTGTGATCGGCTTCTGGGTGGGCCTGGCTGTGTTTGTCATCTTCATGTTCTTTGTTCTCACTCTGCTGACCAAGACAGGAGCCCCCCCGCATCAGGA TTTGTCACGCTTTAACAGACTGCTGAAGACGAAACCTGACCTCACAAACTCACCATGCCCTCTTCTAATTGGCTGCGGAGAGCTGTGCTCCCTCTTTTATCTCCACCCCAGCGCCCCCACAGCCATATTGAGGTGTTCCATTGGTGTTCCCAACCTGTCACGGAGTCTGTG gaACCCTGAGCCCTCGGAGAAGCGGCCCCGCCCTGGCAGCGCTCTGGAGGACTTCCCCCTGCCCGACGACCCGGAGAAGGCCTTCtcccgccccctgctgggcgaACCGcgctccttcttccacttctaCATCAGCGAGGAGCCGCACCCCCAGCACCCTCAGAGGCGGAGCGCTccgggggagcaggggggcccGGCCGGGCACCACCCCAGGACGGGGCCTCAGGGCCGGGGCCGGGGACAGCCCGACGGCCACGGGTTCAGGGGCATCAGCGCCTCGGTGACGGAGAGGGTggcggacgaggaggaggaggaacacgaCGACGCCGGGCCACGGCCAATCGGAGGAGGCGGCAGGGGAACTCGGAGGTCTGCAGACACGGAGGACGCGCTCATGTCCCACTTTGACATCCCCAACTTTGTGAACTCAGAGTCGCCCAGCACCTCGCTGGGGGACGACGACCTGTTGATCTGTGAGaccgccctcccccccaacaGCCCCCACAGCCGCTCCCAGGTCCTGGAAGCTCACCACTCCATCGCCTGA
- the LOC115534741 gene encoding melanocortin-2 receptor accessory protein 2A isoform X4, translating into MKTEVGPTRRSAFEMSGFENQSRANPHPSDYVWQYEYYDDEEPVSFEGLRAHRYSIVIGFWVGLAVFVIFMFFVLTLLTKTGAPPHQENPEPSEKRPRPGSALEDFPLPDDPEKAFSRPLLGEPRSFFHFYISEEPHPQHPQRRSAPGEQGGPAGHHPRTGPQGRGRGQPDGHGFRGISASVTERVADEEEEEHDDAGPRPIGGGGRGTRRSADTEDALMSHFDIPNFVNSESPSTSLGDDDLLICETALPPNSPHSRSQVLEAHHSIA; encoded by the exons atgaaaacagagGTAGGACCTACGCGACGATCTGCATTTGAGATGAGCGGATTTGAGAACCAGAGCCGAGCAAACCCTCATCCCAGCGACTACGTGTGGCAATACGAGTACTACGACGACGAGGAACCGGTGTCTTTCGAGGGGCTTAGAGCCCACAGAT ACTCCATTGTGATCGGCTTCTGGGTGGGCCTGGCTGTGTTTGTCATCTTCATGTTCTTTGTTCTCACTCTGCTGACCAAGACAGGAGCCCCCCCGCATCAGGA gaACCCTGAGCCCTCGGAGAAGCGGCCCCGCCCTGGCAGCGCTCTGGAGGACTTCCCCCTGCCCGACGACCCGGAGAAGGCCTTCtcccgccccctgctgggcgaACCGcgctccttcttccacttctaCATCAGCGAGGAGCCGCACCCCCAGCACCCTCAGAGGCGGAGCGCTccgggggagcaggggggcccGGCCGGGCACCACCCCAGGACGGGGCCTCAGGGCCGGGGCCGGGGACAGCCCGACGGCCACGGGTTCAGGGGCATCAGCGCCTCGGTGACGGAGAGGGTggcggacgaggaggaggaggaacacgaCGACGCCGGGCCACGGCCAATCGGAGGAGGCGGCAGGGGAACTCGGAGGTCTGCAGACACGGAGGACGCGCTCATGTCCCACTTTGACATCCCCAACTTTGTGAACTCAGAGTCGCCCAGCACCTCGCTGGGGGACGACGACCTGTTGATCTGTGAGaccgccctcccccccaacaGCCCCCACAGCCGCTCCCAGGTCCTGGAAGCTCACCACTCCATCGCCTGA
- the LOC115534741 gene encoding melanocortin-2 receptor accessory protein 2A isoform X2 produces MKTEVGPTRRSAFEMSGFENQSRANPHPSDYVWQYEYYDDEEPVSFEGLRAHRYSIVIGFWVGLAVFVIFMFFVLTLLTKTGAPPHQELLKTKPDLTNSPCPLLIGCGELCSLFYLHPSAPTAILRCSIGVPNLSRSLWNPEPSEKRPRPGSALEDFPLPDDPEKAFSRPLLGEPRSFFHFYISEEPHPQHPQRRSAPGEQGGPAGHHPRTGPQGRGRGQPDGHGFRGISASVTERVADEEEEEHDDAGPRPIGGGGRGTRRSADTEDALMSHFDIPNFVNSESPSTSLGDDDLLICETALPPNSPHSRSQVLEAHHSIA; encoded by the exons atgaaaacagagGTAGGACCTACGCGACGATCTGCATTTGAGATGAGCGGATTTGAGAACCAGAGCCGAGCAAACCCTCATCCCAGCGACTACGTGTGGCAATACGAGTACTACGACGACGAGGAACCGGTGTCTTTCGAGGGGCTTAGAGCCCACAGAT ACTCCATTGTGATCGGCTTCTGGGTGGGCCTGGCTGTGTTTGTCATCTTCATGTTCTTTGTTCTCACTCTGCTGACCAAGACAGGAGCCCCCCCGCATCAGGA ACTGCTGAAGACGAAACCTGACCTCACAAACTCACCATGCCCTCTTCTAATTGGCTGCGGAGAGCTGTGCTCCCTCTTTTATCTCCACCCCAGCGCCCCCACAGCCATATTGAGGTGTTCCATTGGTGTTCCCAACCTGTCACGGAGTCTGTG gaACCCTGAGCCCTCGGAGAAGCGGCCCCGCCCTGGCAGCGCTCTGGAGGACTTCCCCCTGCCCGACGACCCGGAGAAGGCCTTCtcccgccccctgctgggcgaACCGcgctccttcttccacttctaCATCAGCGAGGAGCCGCACCCCCAGCACCCTCAGAGGCGGAGCGCTccgggggagcaggggggcccGGCCGGGCACCACCCCAGGACGGGGCCTCAGGGCCGGGGCCGGGGACAGCCCGACGGCCACGGGTTCAGGGGCATCAGCGCCTCGGTGACGGAGAGGGTggcggacgaggaggaggaggaacacgaCGACGCCGGGCCACGGCCAATCGGAGGAGGCGGCAGGGGAACTCGGAGGTCTGCAGACACGGAGGACGCGCTCATGTCCCACTTTGACATCCCCAACTTTGTGAACTCAGAGTCGCCCAGCACCTCGCTGGGGGACGACGACCTGTTGATCTGTGAGaccgccctcccccccaacaGCCCCCACAGCCGCTCCCAGGTCCTGGAAGCTCACCACTCCATCGCCTGA